The following coding sequences lie in one Lolium perenne isolate Kyuss_39 chromosome 2, Kyuss_2.0, whole genome shotgun sequence genomic window:
- the LOC139835661 gene encoding uncharacterized protein — protein MENLSPESRALYDLLRTDSREEYEEKFMAYKKEVLDAVKVFVDDTSVELKEIHASVDGVKSKVSRDLEVVKASIAEDLDSMKSTFGSQIAALADAARVDAPSALMGTAATRVTGDRQVLRTGLPRSEVCKPTVSAIPVIDGSLHVNLTKELMATASIYRNLTEQIRNCGRGVVWNISSGATLQTLWASYASGQFTGVAATWLESYLQHHPSATWEEFSSAVLNRFSRNQHQILVRRLFHISQETTVEDYVTRFSDLMDQIAAYETHPDPIHYTTRFLDGLNAGVRVLVAIQQPKDLDTAYTLALLYEELGGSGSSVGHAPISTVPHRRSQHPHQSQAQNQFSPATQQLPPPPAKWVSKAVEEKRAQEQKSGNGDRWTSLRAYRRSRGLCFTCGEKYGKDHQCKTTVQLHVVQELIDCMYPGDSSDSEQTEDEHPGEPPPRQAQHQLLLLSTAAMNTELTSPKTMQLQVEIQGHKFLFLVDSGSSSCFIDAQKAELLQGKTLLAEPIPVKVAGGAILHSTNCFESLDWTAEGATFTDTFKVLELASYDGIIGLDWLGKYSPMLTHWKQGWIAIQHEGRQVVLHGDGPDNCTHALVEIHLLHEAVKENHTVPEEVQEILDKFPSVFETPTGLPPRRRYDHRIPLIPGARPVSVRPYRVAPELKDEIEKQIRELLAQGVITHSNSAFGSPVLLVRKEDNTWRLVVDYRQLNALTIKGKYPLPVIDELLDELAGSKWFSKLDLKAGYHQIRLAPGEEHKTAFQTHNGQYEFKVMAFGLTGAPATFQHAMNATLAPVLRKFAVVFFDDILIYSATYSEHLQHLSTVLSILQKDQWQVKPSKCVFAQEQVAYLGHVISAAGVATDGSKIESIKNWVQPANQKELRGFLGLTDQRLHTDWQKKALTKLMGLQYTVQYKKGIHNGAADALSRKPPESSQLFVISTLKPAWLSSVADNYATDDHAQHLLQKLALDPKSVDTYTIDQGILRHKGRIYVGADAALQQRLISAFHDSPQGGHSGFPVTYRRISSLFSWPGMKTKIREYVRACHICQQAKPERLPPAGLLQPLPVPSEPWEVATMDFIDGLPPSRTYNCLLVVVDKFSKYAHFIPLKHPYTASKAVFRATGTQLKMSTTNHPETDGQTERVNQSIECYLRCFISAHPHQWAKWISLCEFWYNTNWHSSLGKSPFEVLYGRQPRYFGITATDHIAPHDVQEWLKERSLILASVRQHLLQMQQRMKHQADKNRRERSFSVGDQVFLRLQPYIQSSVVRRANHKLSFKFFGPYEVLERIGQVAYKLQLPESSRVHPVFHVSQLKPCVGPGTQVTQTLPAADALFQVPIQVLHQRVRQRGHRTVTQVLVQWSGTDEAQATWEDLERLKQAFPYAPAWGQAGFQEEGIVNDLDPEVRSPREEPGPRRSRPRREKKAPAWLTTGSWIT, from the exons ATGGAGAATCTGTCTCCGGAGTCTCGCGCTCTCTACGATCTTCTCCGGACGGATTCCAGGGAGGAGTACGAGGAGAAGTTCATGGCCTACAAGAAGGAGGTGCTGGACGCGGTCAAGGTCTTCGTCGACGACACCTCGGTCGAGCTCAAGGAGATCCACGCCTCCGTCGACGGCGTCAAGTCGAAGGTGAGCCGGGATCTGGAGGTAGTCAAGGCCTCCATCGCTGAGGATCTCGACTCCATGAAGTCCACCTTCGGCTCCCAGATCGCGGCCCTCGCTGATGCG GCCAGGGTGGATGCGCCGTCGGCCCTGATGGGCACTGCCGCGACACGCGTTACCGGGGATCGACAAGTGCTCCGCACTGGTCTTCCCCGGTCGGAGGTATGCAAACCGACCGTATCTGCAATTCCAGTGATAGATGGAAGCCTACATGTGAATCTGACCAAGGAACTCATGGCCACCGCGTCGATCTACCGCAATTTGACGGAGCAAATCCGAAATTGTGGCAGAGGCGTTGTGTGGAATATTTCCAGCGGTGCCACACTTCAGACGCTCTGGGCTTCTTATGCGTCGGGACAATTCACTGGAGTAGCTGCTACATGGCTGGAATCATACCTGCAGCACCACCCCTCAGCAACATGGGAAGAGTTCTCGTCAGCAGTGCTCAACCGATTCAGTAGGAATCAGCATCAGATTCTGGTAAGAAGGCTGTTCCACATTTCTCAGGAAACAACAGTAGAAGATTATGTTACCCGTTTCTCAGATTTGATGGACCAAATTGCTGCATATGAGACACATCCTGATCCAATCCATTACACCACTCGTTTCCTGGATGGGCTGAACGCCGGAGTCCGTGTGCTAGTGGCCATACAGCAGCCGAAGGATCTCGACACAGCCTACACACTTGCTCTATTGTATGAGGAACTTGGGGGCAGCGGCAGTTCAGTTGGACATGCACCGATATCGACCGTTCCTCACAGGCGATCACAGCACCCACATCAGTCGCAGGCGCAAAACCAATTCTCTCCGGCGACACAACAGCTACCGCCTCCTCCAGCGAAGTGGGTTTCCAAGGCCGTCGAGGAGAAGCGTGCACAGGAACAAAAGTCTGGCAATGGCGACAGATGGACGAGTTTGAGAGCCTACAGGCGTTCGAGGGGTCTCTGTTTCACTTGCGGAGAGAAGTATGGAAAGGATCACCAATGCAAGACTACTGTTCAACTACATGTGGTGCAGGAATTGATTGATTGCATGTACCCTGGTGACTCTAGTGATAGCGAGCAAACAGAAGATGAGCACCCTGGAGAACCTCCTCCCCGACAGGCTCAACATCAATTGCTGCTACTATCTACAGCTGCTATGAATACTGAGCTCACTTCACCAAAGACCATGCAGTTACAAGTGGAAATTCAGGGGCATAAATTTTTGTTTCTGGTCGATTCAGGCAGTTCATCATGTTTCATTGATGCTCAGAAGGCAGAGTTATTGCAAGGGAAGACATTGCTTGCGGAACCAATTCCAGTGAAGGTTGCAGGAGGAGCTATTCTACACAGTACAAACTGTTTCGAGTCTCTGGATTGGACAGCAGAGGGGGCAACATTCACTGATACATTCAAGGTTCTTGAGCTTGCCAGTTATGATGGTATCATCGGTCTTGATTGGCTGGGCAAGTACAGTCCCATGCTAACTCACTGGAAACAGGGCTGGATTGCCATCCAGCATGAAGGAAGACAGGTGGTGCTTCATGGCGATGGACCTGATAATTGCACCCACGCACTAGTTGAGATTCATCTGTTGCACGAAGCTGTAAAGGAAAATCATACCGTTCCTGAGGAGGTACAAGAGATTCTGGACAAATTTCCTTCAGTCTTTGAAACTCCAACAGGATTGCCACCACGGAGGAGATATGATCACCGTATACCCTTGATTCCGGGAGCAAGGCCAGTGTCAGTTAGACCCTACCGTGTAGCTCCGGAACTAAAGGATGAAATTGAGAAACAAATCAGAGAACTCTTGGCTCAAGGCGTTATTACCCATAGCAATAGTGCCTTTGGTTCTCCTGTATTGTTGGTAAGGAAGGAAGATAATACCTGGAGGCTCGTGGTCGATTACAGGCAACTGAATGCTCTAACCATCAAGGGCAAGTATCCATTACCCGTCATCGACGAACTTCTTGATGAACTCGCGGGATCAAAGTGGTTCTCTAAGCTGGACTTGAAggctggttatcatcaaattcgcCTAGCTCCAGGAGAAGAGCATAAGACAGCATTCCAAACACACAATGGGCAATACGAGTTCAAGGTGATGGCCTTTGGATTAACAGGAGCTCCCGCGACCTTCCAGCATGCGATGAATGCCACCCTGGCTCCAGTACTGAGGAAATTTGCTGTTGTTTTCTTCGATGACATACTAATTTACAGCGCGACCTATTCGGAACATTTGCAACATCTCTCGACTGTGTTGTCCATTCTCCAGAAGGATCAGTGGCAGGTGAAGCCCAGCAAGTGCGTGTTTGCTCAAGAGCAAGTGGCCTATCTGGGACATGTTATATCCGCAGCTGGCGTCGCAACTGATGGCTCCAAGATAGAGTCGATCAAGAACTGGGTTCAGCCAGCGAATCAGAAGGAACTTCGAGGGTTCCTAGGCTTGACCG ATCAGAGGTTACACACGGACTGGCAGAAAAAGGCGCTCACCAAGCTGATGGGTTTGCAGTACACAGTACAGTATAAGAAGGGCATACACAATGGCGCTGCTGATGCTCTATCAAGGAAACCACCAGAAAGCTCACAACTCTTTGTGATTTCTACTCTGAAGCCAGCTTGGCTCTCTTCCGTTGCAGACAACTATGCTACTGACGACCACGCGCAACACTTACTCCAGAAATTGGCATTAGATCCCAAGTCTGTTGACACCTACACGATTGACCAGGGCATCTTGCGCCACAAGGGTCGAATTTATGTGGGGGCTGATGCTGCTCTACAACAGCGACTCATCTCTGCCTTCCATGACAGCCCACAAGGAGGGCATTCAGGATTTCCTGTGACTTACCGCCGGATATCTTCGCTGTTCAGTTGGCCTGGCATGAAGACGAAGATTCGTGAGTATGTGAGGGCCTGTCATATCTGCCAACAAGCTAAACCGGAGCGTCTGCCACCGGCTGGATTGCTACAACCTTTGCCAGTTCCCTCGGAGCCATGGGAAGTTGCCACCATGGATTTCATCGACGGGTTGCCTCCTTCACGCACTTACAACTGTTTGCTGGTTGTCGTTGACAAATTCTCCAAATATGCCCATTTTATTCCTCTTAAACATCCTTACACTGCCAGCAAG GCAGTTTTCCGTGCAACTGGAACACAGCTGAAGATGAGTACAACGAACCATCCAGAGACGGACGGTCAGACAGAACGAGTAAATCAGTCCATTGAGTGCTATTTGCGATGCTTCATTAGTGCTCATCCTCACCAGTGGGCCAAGTGGATCAGTCTGTGTGAATTCTGGTATAACACCAACTGGCATTCTTCACTGGGTAAGTCTCCCTTCGAGGTTCTCTATGGCAGGCAGCCAAGGTACTTTGGCATTACGGCTACGGATCACATTGCTCCTCATGACGTCCAAGAGTGGCTCAAGGAACGATCCCTGATCCTTGCATCTGTCCGCCAACACCTCTTGCAAATGCAGCAGCGCATGAAACATCAAGCTGACAAGAATCGACGGGAGCGCAGTTTCTCAGTGGGTGACCAGGTTTTTCTTCGACTCCAGCCGTACATTCAGTCATCGGTAGTTCGGCGGGCAAATCATAAGTTGTCCTTCAAGTTCTTCGGCccctatgaagtgttggagcgtaTTGGGCAGGTGGCTTACAAGTTACAGCTACCAGAGTCCAGCCGTGTTCACCCCGTATTCCATGTGTCTCAGCTCAAACCGTGTGTTGGCCCAGGTACACAAGTAACACAGACTTTACCTGCAGCTGACGCTTTGTTCCAGGTTCCAATTCAAGTCCTGCATCAACGGGTGCGCCAGCGTGGTCATCGCACCGTGACTCAAGTGTTGGTCCAGTGGAGTGGAACTGATGAAGCGCAAGCCACCTGGGAGGATCTGGAGCGGCTGAAGCAAGCCTTTCCTTATGCTCCTGCTTGGGGGCAAGCAGGATTTCAAGAGGAGGGGATTGTCAACGACCTGGACCCGGAGGTGAGAAGCCCAAGGGAGGAACCAGGCCCAAGGAGAAGCAGGCCCAGGAGGGAGAAGAAGGCACCAGCCTGGCTCACCACTGGCAGCTGGATTACGTGA